Part of the Niallia alba genome is shown below.
GCCAAATGGAGTAGATTTCGGTGATGGTAATATTGTAAAACTTATTATTGGTATTGCTGGGAAAGATGGCGAACACTTGGAGTTATTATCACAAATTGCTATTGTATGTTCTGAAATTGAAAATGTAGAAAAATTAGTTGCTGCGAAATCAGAAGAGGAAATAATCCAAATTTTAAGCGAGGTAGAATAATACTATGAATGCTATTCATTTTGGAGCTGGAAATATTGGTCGAGGATTTATTGGTTTATTATTGCATCAGTCAGATTATGCTATAACGTTTGTAGATGTTAACGAGCAAGTAATCGATGAAATTAATCGTGTTGGTCAATACAATGTTTTGCTTGCTAATGAAACAAAAGAGCAGTTCACAGTAAAAAATGTAAAAGGGATTAATAGTAAAATAAATCCTGAACAAGTAGTAGAACGGTTTATCCAGGCAGATATTGTTACTACAGCTATCGGTCCAAACATTTTAAAATTTATTGCACCACTGATTGCAGACGGAATTAAAGCACGTATGAAAAATAATCAAACACCTGTAAATGTGATTGCGTGTGAAAATATGATAGGTGGAAGTAGTGCCCTTAAGCAGTTTGTATTAGAGCATTTAAATGAAGAAGAAGCAGCATGGTTAGAAGAATATGTAGGTTTCCCTGATTCTGCTGTTGACAGAATTGTGCCAAACCAGAAAAATGACAATTTATTAGACGTTCTAGTTGAACCTTTCCATGAGTGGGTTATAGATGAAACTGCAATCAAAGGAGAGAAACCAGAAATTGCCGAAGCTCATTTTGTAGGTAATTTACAGGCTTATATTGAAAGAAAGCTTTTTACTGTAAATACTGGCCATGCTGCAACAGCATACTTAGGCAATATCAAGAACTATGAGACCATTTCAGAAACAATCCATCATGAAGGTGTGAAAGAAAAGGTACTTCATGTTTTACAAGAAACAGGAAAAGTACTTGTAGCTAGATATAATTTTAATGAAGCAGATCACCAAAAATATATTGATAAAATTTTAGGTCGTTTTGCAAATGCTTATATTGTGGACGACGTAAAACGAGTAGGTAGATCGCCGTTACGAAAATTAAGTGGTAACGATCGCTTAGTTGCGCCAGCTCTAGCTTATTATAAGGAGTTTCATGAAATTCCTGCTCATTTAGTAGAAGTTATGGCATCCGCTCTTCATTTTTACACACCAGAAGATCAAGAGTCTGTTGAATTGAAGAAACTAGTGGAGGAAAAGGGAGTTCAATCAGCTTTCGTTCAAGTATCAGGCTTAAGCGAAGATCATGAACTAGTAACAGAAGTTATACGTGTTTATAACAATATTCATGCATAAAGAAAAATCCAATGTGGCCGTGTTTTCAAGGCTACATTGGATTTTTTTGATAGTTAACATAAGGCAGATATGTTTCTTAAGTCTATTCCTATCTAGACCGAGCGCCTTTTGCCTAGCAAACTTTAGGTCACTATTAACGTGCAGCGGTTGTAGAATTTACCTTTGATTGTTTGCGTTTTTCCCATAGTTTTTTAGCGAAGGGATAAATGATAGGTCCCCACGTAATCATTCGTCTGAACATTTTTTTCATTATCTCTCACATCCTTTTATTCTTTATAAGGTCTTTTCCCGAAAGAACGATTGTATAAACAATAATCCCTATTCTAGTTAAATTTGGTAATATTAGAGCGAAGTACCTTCTTGTAATTTAGAAAAAAAGAGAATATAGTTTTCATAGATACTTGCAACATATAAGTGATAATAAACGTCTAATGTATGGATAGACCGAAAGAAGAAATTATTCCATGAGTAAAAGTAAAGGATAGGTAATTGATGGATAGATTAAAACCATATTGGGAAGGATTTCGACGTTTCTGGAAAAAGAGACATCTTACCCAAATTATACTTTTGGCTTTATTATTAGTTGTTTTAATAGCGATATTATATTTTACGTATTTAGCAACACAAGCAAATGTCAGTACGCTAAAGGCTGGATTAAGCCAAGCTACGATTATTTATGATAAAGATGGGGATGAAGCAACCCAAATTAGAACGGAAAGAACAGAAGGCATCGAATTGAAGGATGTACCTAAATACGTTCCAGCCGCAGTTGTTTCAATTGAAGATGAACGTTTCTATCAACATAATGGATTTGATATAAAAGGGATTAGCCGCGCCTTCTTTAAAAATATCTTTGCAGGAAGAATTACCGGTGGAGGAAGTACGATTACGCAACAGTTAACAAAGAACGCTTTGTTAACATCCGAACAGACTTATAAGCGAAAAGCAGAAGAATTATTTCTTGCGGTAGAAATAGAGAAGCATTATGAAAAAGAAGAAATTTTGCAAATGTATTTAAATCATGTTTATTTTGGCAGTGGAGCATGGGGGATTAGCCAGGCGTCACTGAAATATTTCAATAAAGATATTAAGGATGTATCTATAAGTGAAGCTGCATTACTTGCGGGAATATTGCAAGCGCCATCTGCATTAGATCCATATAACAATTATGATGGTGCTGTTAATCGTCGTAATCTTGTTCTAAAGAAAATGGTAGATTTAAAACAAATAACAAAAGACGAGTATCAACAGGCAGTAAATGAAAAAATTGTCTTGGAAAATGGGGGAGGCTCTTTTATTGAAAGAGAATATCCATATTATGTGGACGCAGTTATCGATGAAGCGATAAAAAAATACGGTCTTACCCAAGAAGAACTTTTAAAAAGAGGGTATAAAATTTATACGGAGATGGACCAAAATCTCCAGTCTACATTAGAAAAAACCTTTGCTAGGGATTCCTTATTTCCGAGAAGTGCTGATGGAACATCAGCACAAGGCGGAGCAGTATTACTCGACCCAGAAACAGGAGGAGTAAGAGGGTTAGTTGGAGGTAGAGGGGAACAAGTTTTCAGAGGTTTTAACCGGGCTACTCAAATTAGAGTACAACCAGGATCTACGATGAAGCCACTTGCTGTTTATACACCCGCTTTAGAAAAGGGCTATAAGATTGATTCGATGTTAGAAGATAAGCCATTTAAGAAGGGGGATTACGAACCACAGAACTTCACGAAGACATATAAAGGGGAGGTTCCGATGTATGAAGCCTTAGAAGACTCCTTAAATGTTCCAGCAGTCTGGCTATTAGACAAAATTGGATTGGAGAATGGTCTTAAATCACTTGATCGGTTCGGTATTCCTTATGAAAAAGAGGATGAATATTTAGGGATAGCTTTAGGTGGGATGACCAGAGGGGTTTCTCCATTGCAAATGGCGAGTGCTTATTCTGCCTTTCCTAATGAGGGAATTCGAATGGAAAGTCATTTGATTACCAAAATTGTTGGACCGACAGGCAATGTTATTGCCGATTATGAACCAACGTCAACAAGAGTTACTTCTAGATCTGTTACCAATGACATGACATCAATGTTGCTAGATGTTATTAAATCAGGAACAGGTCAAGGGGCAAAAGTGACTGGATTCCAAATTGCTGGAAAAACTGGATCTACTCAATTGGATAATAGTAATATTTCTGGTACGAAGGATCAGTGGTTTGTCGGATATACTCCTAATTTAGTTGGAGCGATGTGGTTAGGCTATGATAAAACAGATGATACACATTATCTACCAAGCAAAAGTTCGGGAGATGTAGTACCTATTTTTAAAACTATTATGGACCAAGCTGTGCAATATGTGGAGCCAGAGAATTTTAATGTTTTATCTGTAAGTGATAGACTTGCAAATAAAGATAGTGGAAATGTTAATAAAAAAGTGGAAGAAACGAAAAAAGTCATTAAAGAAAAAGCGGAGGAATTAGAAACCACTATTAAAGAGAATTCGTCAAAATGGAGCCAGGTCGTAGATGAAATAAAAAAAGATGCGAAAAAGGTAAATGAAAAGGTAAAAGGGAAGTTACAAGAAATACTGGGAAATTAGTATTTTCAACAGGGTAGAAAAATATACTGGAACTAGTAGTTAATGCGACTATAGACAGTATATTTTTCTATCTATTTTTATTCTTCCGTTACTGGAATAGTAGATTGTAGAGAAAGTCTATGTTTGAAGTATAACTTGTTGTAGAAACTATAGAGAATAATCAAGATAAATACGTTTAATTAAATGAGGCATGTGATAAATATAACAGAATAAATGAAAAGGAGGAGACGAAATTTTAAGGAGTGAAAGTTAAGCAAAATAATGGAAAAGTCAACTAGGTTCAATTATAATTAATGTAAGCGTTTTATATTATTTATAAAGCGAATAATAAGTTTGGAAAAAATGTTTGTGACAGAATTGTGGACATGGATTTTAACAATGGCATCTGCTATAATAAAAAGGTTGATAAAATCTTGAATTCGCGGAAAACATAAGAATAGAAAATGTTAAAATTGGTAAATTTATACTTACGTTTTTTGTCACAAATAATAGGTTCGAGATGTGATATCATCATACAGGTAGTAATAATCGTTATTTTACCTCATGTAATATGAATGTTCTATGTCTAAATAGCGAACATTCTGTGAATATTTTAACATTTGAACTTAAACGGAAGGAGCTGTACAAATGAAAAAGGGAGTTTTAGTTTCGCTTTTAGCAATTGTACCATTATTCATTTTAAGTGGCTGTGAATCGATGGTTGTATTCGATCCGCAAGGTCCTGTCGCTAGAAGTATTACGGACTTAATTAACTGGTCAATTTTATTAATGGCTTTTGTATGTCTTGTAGTTTTTGCACTATTTGGCTACATAGTTTGGAAATATCGTGCAACGAAAGAGAATGCTGATTATGAACCAGATGAACATGGAAGTACTAAGCTTGAAATTGTTTGGACTGTAATCCCATTCTTAATTATTATTGCATTAACGATTCCAACTGTAAAAACAATTTATGCATTAGAGGATGTACCAAAAGATTACAAAGACCATGATCCAATTGTGATTAATGTAACTTCTGCAGATTGGAAGTGGATTTTTAGCTATCCAGAAGAAGGAATTGAAACAGTCAATTACGTAAATATTCCTGCTGGTGTACCTATTGAGTTTAAATTAACTTCTGCTGGTACCATGCAATCATTCTGGATTCCTGCATTAGCTGGTCAAAAATACACAATGTATGGAGCTGAAACAGATTTATATGTTGTGGCAGATAACCCAGGTAACTATGAAGGACAAAATACAAGCTTTAATGGTAAAGGTTATGCAGAGATGAAGTTTGATGTCGAAGCAAAAACTTTAGAAGACTATGATAAGTGGGTAGACGAAGTAAAAGAGAATGCCCCTGAATTAACAGAGGAAAAATATAAAGAAATTATCAAGCCTACACACTTAGGCCGTTTGACTTTCTCTAATACACATTTAGAATGGATCGATCACGGTAAAGGTGGAGACTCAAATTATTATTTAAACCCTGAGTTATATCGAGTTCATGGATATCCAGGTAGAACATTTGAAAAGAACCAAGAGTCTGACGGGGGTGAAAAGGATGCACATTAAGTGGGATGATATCGTTATTACTGGCGATCCCCTTATATTATCTGCTCAAATAGGTATTACGCTAACAATGCTTGCTATTGTAGTTGGTGTTACTTATTTTAAGAAGTGGCAATATTTATGGGATGAATGGATAACAACGGTTGATCACAAAAAAATCGGTATCATGTATATTATTGTTGCCGTATTAATGTTCTTCCGTGGTGGAGTCGACGGTTTGATGATGAAATATCAAACCTCAGCTCCTGAAATGAAATTCTTAGATGCACAGCATTACAATGAAGTATTTACAACGCACGGCGTTATTATGATTCTTTTTATGGCGATGCCAGCGTTAATCGGATTAATGAACGTAGTAATACCTTTGCAAATTGGAGCACGTGACGTTGCGTTTCCACAGTTGAATGCATTAAGCTTTTGGCTAACATTTAGTGGGGCGATGCTTTTCAATATTTCTTTCGTAATTGGTGGATCTCCTGATGCAGGATGGACATCCTATTTCCCTCTAGCTGGGAAAGAATTTACACCAGGGGTTGGTAACAACTTCTATGCAATTGGGCTGCAAATTGCCGGTATTGGTACGCTGATGACGGGTATTAACTTTATTGTTACCATCTTGAAAATGCGTGCAAAAGGCATGACTTTAATGAAAATGCCAATGTTCACTTGGACATCTTTAATCACAAACGTTATTATTGTGTTTGCATTCCCTATTTTAACGGTTGCATTAGCATTGATGACATTTGATCGTTTATTCGGAACACATTTCTTCACGATTTCTGGCGGAGGAAATGCGATGCTTTGGAATAACCTATTCTGGTTATGGGGACATCCAGAGGTATATATCGTAATCTTGCCAGCGTTTGGTATGTTCTCAGAAATCATCGCAACATTCTCGAAAAAGCGTTTATACGGTTATAACTCGATGATTATCTCTATTATTGGTATTGCTTTATTGAGTTTCGTTGTTTGGGTTCACCATTTCTATACAATGGGATCTGGACCAGTTGTAAACTCTGTTTTCTCGATTACGACGATGTTAATTGCGGTACCAACCGGGGTTAAAATTTTCAACTGGCTATTTACAATGAGAAAAGGTCGCATTCAGTTTACAACGGCTATGCTATGGTCTCTTGCATTTATTCCAACCTTTACTATCGGTGGGGTAACTGGAGTTATGCTTGCAATGGCTGCAGCAGACTATCAATATCATAATACATTATTCTTAGTAGCTCATTTCCACTATGTATTAATACCAGGTGTTGTATATGCAGTATTTGCTGGTTTCTATTACTGGTGGCCAAAAATGTTCGGTTATGCTCTAAACGAACGTTTAGGAAAATGGCATTTCTGGTTGTTTAATATTGGTTTTAACGTAACATTTATGCCAATGTTCTTCTTAGGTTTAAAAGGGGCAGTAAGACGTTCTTATACGTTCTCTGCAGAATCTGGATTTGCACCATTGTTTATGCTATCTGCAATTGGTTCCTTAATTCTTGCAGCAGGTTTCGCTGTACTTGTTTATAACATTTACTATAGTACTCGTTATGCAGATAGAAAGATTTCTACAGATCCATGGGATGCAAGAACATTAGAATGGCATACAGCTTCTCCAGTTCAGCCATATAACTTTGCTATTACACCAGAAGTTAAAGCATTAGATGCATTCTGGTATATGAAGAAAAATAACGAAGGTTTAGTATTAAAAGAAGAAGAATTAGAAGAAATACACATGCCAAGCAATTCTTGGCTGCCAATTTACATGTGTGTTGTATTTGGTGTAGTTGGTTTCTTCCTAGTATTTGAATGGTTTATTCCAGCTGCAATCTGCAGTTTAGGTATTTTTGTAGGCTTAATAATTCGTTCCTTTGATTATGACGAAGGTTACCATATTAAACTGGATGTTATTAAGAAAACGGAACGCGCATGGAGAGGTGAGAAATAATGGCAAAAGTCGATAAGTCTTTACCACTAGAATATCAGACAGAGCAAAGCCGCTTAAACATTCTAGGCTTCTGGATCTTCCTTGGTGCGGAGGTTGTATTATTCGCTACCTTGTTTGCAGCCTATGGATCTTTAAAGGATAACTTTGCAGGCGGTCCTACTCCAGCAGAATTATTTAAATTAAAAGATGTAATGATTGAAACACTTCTACTATTAACAAGTAGTTTCACATGCGGTATCGCTATCTGGTATATGCGTCGCCAAAATTTAAAAGGATTATTAACTTGGTTAATTATCACTTTAGCATTAGGTGCAGGATTCGTCTTTGTGGAAATAAATGAATTTATTCATTATGTACATGAAGGAGCAACAATGCAGACAAGTGCATTCCTTTCCTCATTCTTTGTATTGCTAGGAACACACGGATTGCACGTATCTTTAGGTATTGGTTGGGCTATATTAATCATTATTCAATTGATTAGACACGGCCTAACGCCAACAACTGCTCGTAAGACATTTATTATAAGTTTATATTGGCACTTCTTAGACGTTGTGTGGATTTTCATCTTCACATTCGTTTATCTAGCAAGGATGGTGTTTTAGATGGCGAAAAATCATGAGAATGAAAAGTTTCCAATCAGTCATATTGCTGGTTTCATCGTATCTTTATTACTTACCTTTGCGGCAGTAGCGGCTAAGAAATATACGGATCTACCAATGATTACTGTTATGTGGATTATCGGTGCATTGGCAGTTATCCAAGCTATTCTTCAACTGTTTATGTTTATGCATCTTACAGAAGGCGAAGGAAAAGTACAAACAATTAACATCATTTATGCATTCTTCTGCGCGATTGTCGTAGCGGGAGGAACAATTTGGGTAATGACATCAGGACACGTTCATTACTAATAAAATATGTATAAAGTAGAAAAAAACCTCCATTTGGGGGTTTTTTCTTTTGTATAAAACATGACAAAATAATTAGGTAATAGGAATGGTTGTTTCTTGAAATTTTGAGATAATTCATCCCCGTCTCCGAAAAGGCATTATCTCTCCATTTATAGGAGCTATAAATATTTCTATAAGTGAGCAATCAAAATACTGCGCTTATTCTATGAAAAGCGAACTTTCATATTGTAAATAAATACTTATTAGTAGTAATTAATAAATCATTTTCAAAAGATAAAAATACTAGCAGATGGTTGCTTTTTTAATGACTTCCCTCCAAAATAAAAGAGAGAAGGAATATTTCATTTAATGAGGAGGCCTATATGACGATTAGATTTGGAATCATCGGAACTAATTGGATTACAGAATCTTTTATTGAAGGCGCTAGCGAAATAGAGGATTTTCAATTAACTGCTATATACTCAAGAACAGAGGAAAAAGCGAAAGCGTTTGCGAAAAAGCACAATGCAGAATATACATATACTAGTTTAGAGGAAATGGCAAAGAGTGACAAAATCGATGCAGTATATATTGCTAGTCCTAATGCCTATCACGCACAACAGTCTATCATTTTTTTGAAAAATAAAAAGCACGTTCTAACAGAGAAAGCAATTGCTTCCAATGCGGTTGAAGTGAAACAAATGATTGCTGCTGCGAAGGAAAATAATGTCCTATTAATGGAGGCGCTTAAAACTACCTTTCTTCCTAACTTTAAGGTTGTACAAGAGAATTTACATAAAGTCGGAAAAATCCGTCGTGCTTTTGTAAGCTATTGTCAGTATTCTTCCCGGTATGATGCTTATAAGGAAGGTACTATATTAAATGCATTTAAGCCAGAATTGTCAAATGGAGCATTAATGGATATTGGTGTTTATTGTCTTTACCCAATGGTACTTCTTTTTGGAAAACCAGAGAAAGTAAAGGCGAATAGTTTCTTATTGGAATCTGGGGTTGACGGAGAAGGAAGTATTATCTTAGGTTATCCGGATATGGATGTGATACTAATGTATTCTAAAATAGCAAATTCCTATATTCCGTCTGAAATTCAAGGAGAAGAGGGAAATTTATTAATCAATCAAATGAACACCCCTACGAAAGTAGAATTTATTCCTCGAAAAGGGGAAGTGGAGAATCTAACCCTTCCTCAAAAAGAAGCTTCTATGTTTTATGAGGCGCAAGAATTTATTGAATTGATTAAGGCAGGAAAAGTAGAATCTTCCGTAAACTCCTATAACGTTTCTTTGTCTGTAATGGAAATTATGGATGAGGTAAGAAGACAAACGGGAGTTGTATTTCCTGCGGACACAAACAAGTAAGTGAGTTTATAAAACATTATAAGGGGAGAGGAACCATGTCACTATACGGTGCTATTGAAGCTGGCGGAACAAAATTTGTCTGTGCAGTGGGAGATGCAAAAGGAAACATTCAAGAAAGAATTTCTATTCCAACGACAACACCAGAGGAAACAATGCCAGAGGTTATCGCTTTTTTTAAGAGGTTTCCAATCGACGCAATTGGAATCGGATCATTTGGTCCGATTGATGTGGATAAAAATAGTCCTACTTATGGAAATGTAACAACCACTCCAAAATTAGCTTGGAAAGACTATCCATTATTGAAAGCAATTAAAGATGAATTTTCTGTACCAACTGGTTTTAACACAGATGTAAATGTAGCTGCTTTAGGAGAGGCAAAGCTTGGTGCTGCTAAAGGCGTAGATAATTGCTTATATATTACGGTTGGTACAGGCATTGGTGCGGGCGCTTATATTAATGGAGAACTGTTACAAGGGTTAACCCATCCAGAAATGGGCCATATTTTAGTAAGAAGGCATGCAAAAGATACGTATAAAGGAAGATGCCCATACCACGGTGATTGTTTAGAAGGCTTAGCTGCTGGACCAGCAATTGAAGAACGCTGGGGCGAAAAGGCTTTTCATCTAAGTGATAAAGAGGAAGTATGGGAAATGGAAGGCTATTATATTGCCCAAGCCCTTATGCAATATATTTTAATCCTATCTCCTAAAAAAATTATTCTTGGTGGAGGCGTAATGAATCAAGAGCATGTGCTGACACATGTTTATCGTCATTTAAGCGATCTATTAAATGGTTATGTTTCGTATCCAGAAGTCCAAGATAAGATGAATGAGTATATTGTTAGACCAGGATTAGGAGATAATGCTGGCATAACAGGAGGGCTTCTTCTTGCGGAAAAAGTTTTGGAGGAAAGTAAAGCGCCAATTAACTAAATAAACGTGATAATGAGACCATTTAAAGGAGGGTATCTTTTAAATGGTCTTTTTATTTGTATGCGGCATTCCGAGCAGGGGAATCGCGAAAATCCCTATTTATTATGCAAACCGATAAAATTATGAACAAACTATTTCCTATCCTTTAACAATCCATTAAACATGCTGGTAACCTATTGATTCGTTTAGTGAAAGTCGCTTTAATTAGTTAAAAGCAGAAAAATAGGAGAGTATAGATGAATATTTTAGTAATAGAGGATAACCAAAGTGTTTGTTCTATGTTGGAAATGTTTTTTATCAAGGAAGGTTTTCAGGGTACCTTTTTTCATAATGGCTTGGAAGGATATAAGCATTTTATGAATAATAAATATGATATGATTATTTTAGATTGGATGGTTCCAGATTTAGACGGAATAACTGTTTGTCGCAAAATAAGAGAAACAGATAAAGGGACACCAATTATTATGTTAACTGCAAAGGATACTGAATCGGATCAAGTGCTTGGATTAGAAATGGGAGCAGATGATTATGTCACGAAGCCCTTTAGCCCTTTAGCTTTAATTGCTCGTATAAAGGCAATTAGAAGAAGAAATTCTAATGTAGAAGAAGTAAGAACGAATGCAATCATTAAATTAGATAAAGAAACAAGAGAGGTATTTATGTATAATCGACCTGTATTAGGATTAACACCCAAGGAATTTGATTTACTTGCATTCTTCGTTCAGCATCCAAAACAAGTATTTTCTAGAGAACAAATTTTACAGCAAGTATGGGGATTTCAATTCTATGGAGATGATCGGACGGTTGATGTCCATATTAAAAGACTCAGAAGAAAAATAGGAAGGGATAGTCAGCCCTTTTTACATACAGTATGGGGTGTAGGCTATAAATTCGATGAAACGGTGGTAGTACATGAGAATTAAATACATCTATCAGCAGCTAATAAGTCACTTAAGCGTCATCCTAGTAGCCTTGTTAGTATTAAGCCTTGTTTTTTCTCATTATATAGAGAAATTAGTATTTTCCATGAAGGCAGATGAGCTTCAAGGATACGGATATAATATTGTTCAAGATGTGCAAGGAGATGATTTATGGTCTGCTGCAACGTATTCGACGTTATTACGGTATTCCGAAGAACTAAAAGGGACAGGAATAACAATCGGTATATTTAATACACAAAGAAATCGAATATGGTCTTTTGGGAAAGATTTGAATATTAATATTACTCATGCAGAGTGGGATGAAATAAAAGACGGCAGTAGTACGGTTATTAAGCCTAGCACGCGAAGAGGAGATCAAGAGGTTGCACTAGTTGCGATACCGTATTCCGTAAATAATGTCGTTGTTGGAGGAATTATCTTAACATCTCCTCTTGTCGAATCGAAAGAAATGATACAAGAAATCAATAAGTATTTAATTTATATCCTTTTTCTAGTGTTTGGAATTGCATTATTAATGAGTTTTATTTTTTCAAGAGTACATGTCAATCGGATAAAAAAACTACAGGAAGCTACAAGCCATGTTGCGGAAGGGGATTACAGTGTGAAAGTCTCTTCTTCTACGTTTGATGAAATAGGTGAACTCGGGCAAGATTTCAATCAGATGGTAGATCGACTAAGAGAGTCAAAAGAAGCAATTGATGCTTTAGAAAATCGGAGAAGACAATTTATGTCGGATGTTTCTCATGAATTAAAGACCCCTTTAACAACAATCAGTGGCGTCATAGAAGGCTTAAATAATAATATGATACCAGAAAATGAGCGGGAAAAAGGGCTCAAATTAATTAGCCAAGAAGCGAAAAGGCTTATTCGTTTGGTAAATGAGAATCTTGATTATGATAAAATCCGTTCAAATCAAATTGTTTTAATGAAGGAATTTATTTCTCTCCAAGAAGTGTTAGAGATTATTGAGGAGCAACTGTCTATTTTAGCCGAAGAAAAGAATGTGAAAATTTATGTAGATGTGGATAATGCTGCGGTAATTTATGCAGATTATGATCGTCTCATTCAAATCATCATGAATATTACGAAAAATAGTATTCAATTTACAGAGAACGGAAGTATTTGGTTATCCGGGCGTATGGAAGTGGACAGAACAATTATCGAGGTGAAAGATACGGGGATTGGAATTGATGCCCATGAAATAGAAAACATCTGGAAGAGATTTTATAAAGCAGATATTTCAAGAACCAATAACCCTTACGGAGAATTTGGGCTTGGCTTATCCATTGTTAAGCAGCTAGTTCAGTTTCATGAAGGAGATATTCATGTAATGAGTGAAAAAGGAAAAGGAACTACTTTCACGATTTACTTCCCTCTACCAAAGGAAAAAGTAACAGAGTTCGCGTAATTGTATAAAATAGGCTGAATAGGTTCGCTAATGAATTCTATTTTGAACGGAAGGTAAGTGGCTGTAAAGGATTAAACGAATTGGTAAGAATAAATTGTTCCAAAAT
Proteins encoded:
- a CDS encoding response regulator transcription factor; protein product: MNILVIEDNQSVCSMLEMFFIKEGFQGTFFHNGLEGYKHFMNNKYDMIILDWMVPDLDGITVCRKIRETDKGTPIIMLTAKDTESDQVLGLEMGADDYVTKPFSPLALIARIKAIRRRNSNVEEVRTNAIIKLDKETREVFMYNRPVLGLTPKEFDLLAFFVQHPKQVFSREQILQQVWGFQFYGDDRTVDVHIKRLRRKIGRDSQPFLHTVWGVGYKFDETVVVHEN
- a CDS encoding Gfo/Idh/MocA family protein; amino-acid sequence: MTIRFGIIGTNWITESFIEGASEIEDFQLTAIYSRTEEKAKAFAKKHNAEYTYTSLEEMAKSDKIDAVYIASPNAYHAQQSIIFLKNKKHVLTEKAIASNAVEVKQMIAAAKENNVLLMEALKTTFLPNFKVVQENLHKVGKIRRAFVSYCQYSSRYDAYKEGTILNAFKPELSNGALMDIGVYCLYPMVLLFGKPEKVKANSFLLESGVDGEGSIILGYPDMDVILMYSKIANSYIPSEIQGEEGNLLINQMNTPTKVEFIPRKGEVENLTLPQKEASMFYEAQEFIELIKAGKVESSVNSYNVSLSVMEIMDEVRRQTGVVFPADTNK
- a CDS encoding sensor histidine kinase; protein product: MRIKYIYQQLISHLSVILVALLVLSLVFSHYIEKLVFSMKADELQGYGYNIVQDVQGDDLWSAATYSTLLRYSEELKGTGITIGIFNTQRNRIWSFGKDLNINITHAEWDEIKDGSSTVIKPSTRRGDQEVALVAIPYSVNNVVVGGIILTSPLVESKEMIQEINKYLIYILFLVFGIALLMSFIFSRVHVNRIKKLQEATSHVAEGDYSVKVSSSTFDEIGELGQDFNQMVDRLRESKEAIDALENRRRQFMSDVSHELKTPLTTISGVIEGLNNNMIPENEREKGLKLISQEAKRLIRLVNENLDYDKIRSNQIVLMKEFISLQEVLEIIEEQLSILAEEKNVKIYVDVDNAAVIYADYDRLIQIIMNITKNSIQFTENGSIWLSGRMEVDRTIIEVKDTGIGIDAHEIENIWKRFYKADISRTNNPYGEFGLGLSIVKQLVQFHEGDIHVMSEKGKGTTFTIYFPLPKEKVTEFA
- a CDS encoding ROK family protein gives rise to the protein MSLYGAIEAGGTKFVCAVGDAKGNIQERISIPTTTPEETMPEVIAFFKRFPIDAIGIGSFGPIDVDKNSPTYGNVTTTPKLAWKDYPLLKAIKDEFSVPTGFNTDVNVAALGEAKLGAAKGVDNCLYITVGTGIGAGAYINGELLQGLTHPEMGHILVRRHAKDTYKGRCPYHGDCLEGLAAGPAIEERWGEKAFHLSDKEEVWEMEGYYIAQALMQYILILSPKKIILGGGVMNQEHVLTHVYRHLSDLLNGYVSYPEVQDKMNEYIVRPGLGDNAGITGGLLLAEKVLEESKAPIN